GCGATCGGGAGAGAATGCCGACCATCCATCATCGGTACCTTCAAGCATGAAACTGTACTCCACCAAATCAGGCTCAGTGAGGTGAATGGCCAGGTATTCGAATTGGACAGAGTTCTGCTTGTAGTTGAGTTGTAGGTCCTGAGGTATGCCTTGTGTATCGGTATTCCATCCGGAGTCTGACCAGTGGGTATCCCGACCTCCTAGGCGTACCGATGTGATACGCAGTCGTAAGGGTGTATCGTCCTGATCATAGAGAGATGGGATGAACTGCACCGCACCTCCTATGGTGCCGAACCAGAAGTTGCCCTGATCATCCACAGTGACCGCATTCTGATTGCACTCCGTCCCAATAAAACCGTTATCATCATTGAAAAGCTCAGAATGGATCTCTCCATGGTCGTAGAATTGCTCGAGATCGATCTTCTCCAGACCGATGGCCGACCCTACCCAAAGTATGGAGTCTCCTTGGGTTGCGAGGAAATAGATGGTCTCGCCCCGTATCCCATTTCCTGAGATGCAGGTATAACCATCTTCGGTCAAGAGGCCAAGACCGTTGACCCCTCCGATCCAGTCATTCCCTTTGTGGTCGGTGAGCATGGTGAGTACCGTTCCCTGGCAGGAGTTCGGACCGTCCAGCAACTGTCTGGAGAACGTTTCGCCATCCCAAACCCCTACTCCACCTGTAGTCCCGAACCATAGGTCCCCATTCGGACGTTCGCGGATGCAATAGACATTGTTACTCGGAAGGCCATCATCTAGGGTATAGTTGTCGATCCGCCCGGCCGCGTACCTTACCACTCCCCCGTTCTCACCATAGTATCGCTCTCCTTTACATGCAAACCAGAGCACTCCGCTCCTATCCCGATGGATATCGAATATCGCATGCCCCTCCACTCCGAATTTCGAAGAGACATCCTCGAATCCCGATCGAGTGAATATGGTGAGTCCCCCTTCTGTACCGATGAACAAGGTATCTCCGGAGTCAAGGAAGCAGCGTACCGTCTGATGACTTAGGCCATCTTCGGTATCATAGCTGATATGCTCCTCATCCCCCCATACGGTGATTCCTCCTTGCACCATGCCGAACCAGAGTGAGCCATCTTCTCTCTGCAGGATGTCGTAGACTATGTCAGAGCCCAGACCATCTGCTGTGGTCAGTGTGCGGAAGTGGTCATGGGCCATCAGATCCAGACCAGCACCGGAAGTCCCGATCCAGATATTGTCATCCATATCCTGATACAGGGTCCAGATGAAGTCCTCACTCAGACCGTTCTTTTCGGTGATATGTAAACCTTCTTCGAGAAAGAACATACCTACCCCATTGGTACCGGCTATGGTGCTTCCTTCTCGGGTGGTCAAGAAGCAAATCACCGAGTAGCGTTCGTCCTCGAATAAGGGATGATAGCTCAGATCGCTTGCATCAGCTTGATAATATCCTCTAGAAACACCCATCAAGAGTCGACCGGAGGCATCGACCCCTAAAGAAAGTATCTCCTCATCCAAGGGATAATCATCGGGTTCTTGTATCTCAGCATTTTCCCAAGTGAAGAGTCCGTGACTTGTGGCCAGGTAGTGAATGTCTTTCCATTCTTCTATATCGAAGAATCGCAACCCGGCCTGGGTAGGATGCTGGTGAAGCGTGAAATTCCCAGATCGGAAATGGATCAGACCGACATCGGTACCCAGCAGGAATTCATCCTCTCCCAGTTCGAAGACATCGAAGATCGACTCGATGCCCAATGCGTCTTTGTCCAGGGGAAAGGTATACATGCTATCCTCCTCCATGCGGTTGATGCCGTGGGTACTGAAGAACCACAGATGGTCCTGCTCATCGCGGTGGATATCGGCA
The sequence above is a segment of the Flavobacteriales bacterium genome. Coding sequences within it:
- a CDS encoding histidine kinase — encoded protein: MVRIHTYTFSQVLFRCGLLLTFCLWAHQSFSQRFFIKNFAAKEGLSQSEVGNIVQAKDGRMYLTTAAFGVDVFDGMRFHTIGTEQGLIHPYIADIHRDEQDHLWFFSTHGINRMEEDSMYTFPLDKDALGIESIFDVFELGEDEFLLGTDVGLIHFRSGNFTLHQHPTQAGLRFFDIEEWKDIHYLATSHGLFTWENAEIQEPDDYPLDEEILSLGVDASGRLLMGVSRGYYQADASDLSYHPLFEDERYSVICFLTTREGSTIAGTNGVGMFFLEEGLHITEKNGLSEDFIWTLYQDMDDNIWIGTSGAGLDLMAHDHFRTLTTADGLGSDIVYDILQREDGSLWFGMVQGGITVWGDEEHISYDTEDGLSHQTVRCFLDSGDTLFIGTEGGLTIFTRSGFEDVSSKFGVEGHAIFDIHRDRSGVLWFACKGERYYGENGGVVRYAAGRIDNYTLDDGLPSNNVYCIRERPNGDLWFGTTGGVGVWDGETFSRQLLDGPNSCQGTVLTMLTDHKGNDWIGGVNGLGLLTEDGYTCISGNGIRGETIYFLATQGDSILWVGSAIGLEKIDLEQFYDHGEIHSELFNDDNGFIGTECNQNAVTVDDQGNFWFGTIGGAVQFIPSLYDQDDTPLRLRITSVRLGGRDTHWSDSGWNTDTQGIPQDLQLNYKQNSVQFEYLAIHLTEPDLVEYSFMLEGTDDGWSAFSPDRSVFFANLGPQEYIFKVRARNSNTGIISNTVAYPFIIEPAIWQTLWFQLLLIGLVLFGIFSFFYWRIQNIRRHEEEKRRFQEELAELEMTALRAQMNPHFLFNSLNSVNSFIIKNDKEAASEYLGKFSRLVRLILQNSKKKLVDLEDELTALRLYIQLESLRFNRGFHFIEKIPADIDLEKYHIPPLLLQPYVENAIWHGLLHLEDRQGRLALEIRKNGSGLEIFIEDNGIGRKQADLLKSKSAIKKKSLGMKLNKERMDLTQALHDFNITLDIDDMQSDEGKALGTRVRIKISDYDR